From the Saccharomycodes ludwigii strain NBRC 1722 chromosome I, whole genome shotgun sequence genome, one window contains:
- a CDS encoding uncharacterized protein (similar to Saccharomyces cerevisiae YNR021W | putative protein of unknown function), which yields MTSLLNAGMKKINDLNTHYYSLSSKELSDLGLINRLKTYNWSFELVSIALIVLMYIVYKLGSNTNLKTANKIFKTLNNYLSNNFARVGFNDKKNGENKKLKYLSENMDTSFTGYASGRYYIESCIIKLHMSARFNPLGSLVESLLRYALPSLFMDNSPESLELIITPNNVSLTSKNQTATTAEPLPPKFKFISAIVSKNCMSKSRDDNYFLSLTQTTESPTLPVEFVYMSEANQLNPMFNKLGKGDLPNLLRKSKWFLNYIAFTDLPKDKPTNEKEWETGLSPRCVISCRVTSKAQDLELLTKLINYVFSVYESITDSPETSLILSTDVLKKVAHTRTNELNKIKKATKQLELDLAREKKQKELKEQKRKEGKSSADIDFEMEAKRERRRRNKQKLRG from the coding sequence ATGACATCCTTACTTAATGCTGGTATGAAAAAGATTAACGATTTAAATACCCATTACTATTCTTTATCATCTAAAGAATTAAGTGATTTGGGTTTGATTAACCGTTTGAAGACTTACAATTGGAGTTTTGAACTGGTTTCCATAGCTTTAATTGTTCTTATGTACATTGTTTATAAATTGGGTTCCAATacaaatttgaaaacagcaaacaaaatattcaaaactCTAAACAACTATTTGTCAAATAATTTTGCTCGTGTTGGgtttaatgataaaaaaaatggtgaGAATAAGAAgttgaaatatttatcaGAAAATATGGACACTAGTTTTACTGGTTACGCATCTGGTAGATATTATATTGAAAgttgtattattaaattgCATATGAGCGCTAGATTCAATCCATTAGGCTCATTGGTAGAAAGTCTCTTGAGGTATGCTTTACCAAGCTTATTCATGGATAATAGTCCAGAATCCTTGGAACTTATCATCACCCCAAATAACGTTTCCTTGACTTCCAAGAATCAAACAGCTACCACTGCCGAACCTTTGCCCCCCAAATTCAAGTTTATCTCTGCAATTGTTTCCAAGAATTGTATGTCCAAATCACGTGATGACAACTATTTCTTGTCATTAACACAGACCACCGAATCTCCAACTTTGCCAGTTGAATTTGTTTACATGTCCGAAGCGAATCAATTGAATCCAATGTTTAACAAATTGGGTAAAGGTGACTTGCCAAATTTGTTGAGAAAATCTAAATGGTTTTTAAATTACATTGCATTTACTGACTTGCCAAAGGATAAACCAACAAATGAAAAGGAATGGGAAACAGGCTTATCTCCACGTTGCGTTATTTCTTGCAGAGTCACTAGTAAAGCACAAGATTTAGAATTATTGACAAAGCTCATCAATTATGTTTTTAGTGTGTACGAATCCATTACTGACAGCCCAGAAACTTCATTGATTTTGAGTACtgatgttttgaaaaaagtcGCACATACCCGTACTAACGAACTGAACAAGATCAAGAAGGCCACCAAACAATTGGAATTGGATCTAGCTagagagaaaaaacaaaaggaGTTAAAGGAACAGAAACGTAAAGAGGGTAAAAGTAGTGCTGACATTGATTTTGAGATGGAAGCCAagagagaaagaagaagaagaaataaacaaaaattaagagGTTAA
- a CDS encoding uncharacterized protein (similar to Saccharomyces cerevisiae YCR051W | putative protein of unknown function): MNIWIAASDGKTDLVEKYIKEQGFTANCKDPNGYTPLHAAASYGHRTLLAKLIKEFGGDINIKDEDGDTPLHHVEDVITAKYMVEELDANYKLKNNEGQTPLETFESDVDSSPELVQYMKSLGNTEGVTGSDNGNFLDGIDAEQYEQYKENLKYTLSTEIPQDEESLARQRRVQEIMNGNNADEELEKYVRDLIHQQLFTGADNAQSEPSMKRRK; encoded by the coding sequence ATGAACATTTGGATTGCGGCAAGTGATGGTAAAACTGATCTAGTGGAGAAATATATCAAAGAGCAAGGATTTACAGCGAATTGTAAAGATCCTAATGGTTACACTCCATTGCACGCAGCTGCTTCTTATGGACATAGAACTTTACTAGCTAAGTTGATTAAAGAATTTGGTGgtgatataaatattaaagatgAGGATGGTGATACGCCATTACATCATGTAGAAGATGTTATAACAGCTAAATATATGGTTGAAGAATTAGATgcaaattataaattaaaaaacaatgaGGGTCAAACACCGCTGGAGACATTTGAATCGGATGTTGATTCAAGTCCAGAATTAGTCCAATATATGAAAAGTTTGGGAAATACGGAAGGTGTTACAGGTTCTGATAATGGCAATTTTCTGGATGGAATTGATGCGGAACAATATGAGcaatataaagaaaatctTAAATATACTTTATCGACGGAAATTCCACAAGATGAAGAATCTCTAGCTCGTCAAAGAAGAGTTCAGGAAATCATGAATGGCAATAATGCTGATGAAGAATTAGAGAAATATGTCCGGGACTTAATACACCAACAATTATTTACTGGTGCTGATAATGCACAGAGCGAGCCTTCCATGAAGAGAAGAAAATAG
- a CDS encoding uncharacterized protein (similar to Saccharomyces cerevisiae YNR019W | ARE2 | Acyl-coenzyme A: cholesterol acyl transferase-Related Enzyme (paralog of YCR048W | ARE1)) yields MATNLQQVKKLNNPGHTRPSLTDKEEFENRSLTNLTFYATALNKKHKYRYNAKLKKTRSLLNDVVFDIKDSLLDKYLYGSLKAKFKGPSLESRDKANPAIKGLIEEKQNQQNQVNKNKEKNNTDKSATTADNYDYSIEIKKQVVTTTTMITEPFTDFSGFFIFTWMTCFLIVFKQFWDFYQINGFDLSKSQVWTFMSRKWLQVALIDLLMYLSIYFAFLVQILCLKKVFTWHKVGRWLIYIYEVLFIVLYIYVAEGIMKFHWISRIFLFLHSCVLLMKMHSYSFYNSYLWGIYNELHYSKRLLKDISESVKERDVSPEIIESLNNSIEFCTAELNSQSDKKDGNNVFPKNINFKNFFMFTMYPTLVYQISYPRTNKIRWYYVFEKICAIIGIIILMMVFAQMSIYPHVIEAEHVMEAPAGIQRFLRWMNVFVDMMPGFIAESMLTWYLIWDAILNCIAELTCFADRSFYGDWWNCITWDEYARLWNLPVHKFLLRHVYHSTISSFHLNKKTAILMTFLLSSIVHEIAMYVLFNKVRFYLFILQMSQMPQTFLFRRYLNDHKILGNAIFWFGVCITPGLICSIYISF; encoded by the coding sequence aTGGCCACTAATCTACAacaagttaaaaaattaaacaaccCTGGTCATACCAGGCCATCATTAACTGATAAAGAAGAGTTTGAAAATCGTAGTTTAACCAACTTAACTTTTTATGCCACtgctttaaataaaaaacataaatataGGTATAACGccaaattgaaaaagacaAGGTCTCTTTTAAATGATGTAGTTTTCGATATTAAAGATAGTCTAttagataaatatttatatggTTCATTGAAAGCTAAATTCAAGGGACCATCTTTAGAGAGCCGTGATAAGGCAAATCCAGCTATTAAGGGTTTAATCGAAGAGAaacaaaatcaacaaaatcaagtaaataaaaataaagagaaaaataatacagatAAGTCTGCCACCACTGCTGATAATTACGATTATTCtatagaaattaaaaaacaagtGGTTACCACTACTACAATGATCACTGAACCTTTCACTGATTTTAGTggatttttcatttttaccTGGATGACTTGTTTTCTAATTGTTTTCAAACAATTTTGGGATTTTTACCAAATCAATGGGTTTGATCTATCTAAGTCTCAAGTTTGGACTTTTATGAGTAGAAAGTGGTTGCAAGTTGCCTTAATTGATTTGCTGATGTATTTATCCATCTATTTTGCCTTTCTGGTCCAGATTTTGTGTTTGAAAAAGGTTTTCACTTGGCATAAAGTGGGTAGATGGttgatttatatttatgaggttttatttattgtattatatatttatgttGCTGAAGGTATTATGAAGTTTCATTGGATTTCCAgaatctttttatttttacattcCTGTGTCTTATTGATGAAGATGCACTCATATTCTTTTTACAACAGCTACTTATGGGGAATCTACAATGAACTTCACTATTCTAAACGGCTACTAAAAGATATAAGCGAGAGTGTTAAAGAGAGGGATGTATCTCCTGAGATAATTGAATCTTTGAATAACAGTATTGAGTTTTGTACTGCAGAATTAAATTCACAGTCAGATAAGAAAGATGGCAACAATGTTTTCcccaaaaatataaatttcaAGAATTTCTTTATGTTTACAATGTATCCGACACTGGTTTATCAAATCAGCTATCCTAGAACTAATAAAATCAGGTGGTACTATGTTTTTGAGAAAATATGTGCTATCATAggtattataatattaatgatgGTTTTCGCACAAATGTCCATTTATCCACATGTTATAGAAGCGGAACATGTTATGGAAGCACCAGCTGGCATTCAAAGGTTCTTACGCTGGATGAATGTCTTCGTTGACATGATGCCCGGATTTATTGCAGAATCTATGTTAACCTGGTATTTAATCTGGGATGCTATTTTGAATTGTATTGCAGAGTTGACTTGTTTTGCTGATAGATCCTTTTATGGAGATTGGTGGAATTGTATTACCTGGGATGAATATGCAAGACTATGGAACCTGCCTGTTCACAAGTTTTTGCTTAGACATGTGTACCATAGCACCATATCATCgtttcatttaaataaaaaaactgcTATTTTAATGACGTTTTTGTTAAGTAGTATTGTTCACGAGATTGCCATGTATGTGTTGTTTAATAAAGTCAGgttttatctatttattttgcaAATGTCCCAGATGCCACAAacctttctttttaggAGATATCTAAATGATCACAAAATTTTAGGTAATGCTATATTTTGGTTTGGTGTTTGTATTACACCAGGCTTGATTTGTTCGATCTATATCAGTTTTTGA
- the ATP23 gene encoding putative metalloprotease (similar to Saccharomyces cerevisiae YNR020C | ATP23 | putative metalloprotease of the mitochondrial inner membrane) has product MSSNNNNNNNNNESGFEYWRRTLQYRTGLGLTSELKESYEKDYGSIINRKNCEECYKYRDWMLQYSPTVIFMIQQIEKLSRSDPKYSEIVHKLESNLNLDNSASTSDLSKELNTVDKNITNTNIFNPSKQIICDICPDMTKSGGFHPMFGILICANRLKDKWHLEDTLSHELVHYYDNIKFKVDWLNLKHHACSEIRASTLSGECRFMQEFSRRMGVMKISKGFQECVKRRAILSVMGNPNCKSKEHAEKIVDEVWESCFNDTRPFETIYR; this is encoded by the coding sequence ATgtcttctaataataacaacaacaacaacaacaacgaaTCAGGTTTTGAGTACTGGCGAAGAACATTGCAATATAGAACAGGATTGGGTTTAACATCTGAACTAAAAGAATCCTACGAAAAAGACTATGGTTCAATCATTAATCGTAAAAATTGTGAAGAATGTTACAAATACAGAGACTGGATGCTGCAATACTCTCCAAcagttatttttatgattcagcaaattgaaaaattaagcAGATCGGATCCAAAATACTCTGAAATAGTACACAAACTGGAGTCCAATCTAAATTTAGACAATTCTGCATCCACATCTGACTTGTCCAAGGAATTGAATACAGttgacaaaaatataacaaatacCAACATCTTTAACCCATCCaaacaaattatttgtGATATCTGCCCAGATATGACTAAGAGTGGTGGGTTTCATCCAATGTTTggtattttaatttgtgCGAATAGACTAAAGGATAAATGGCATTTAGAAGACACTTTATCACACGAATTAGTTCATTActatgataatattaaatttaaggTGGATTGGCTGAATTTAAAACATCATGCATGCAGTGAAATTAGAGCTAGTACCTTGAGCGGTGAGTGTAGATTTATGCAAGAGTTCTCGCGTAGGATGGGTGTAATGAAAATATCGAAAGGATTCCAAGAATGCGTTAAAAGAAGAGCCATATTGAGTGTTATGGGGAATCCAAATTGCAAGAGCAAAGAACACGCCGAGAAAATTGTCGACGAAGTGTGGGAAAGTTGTTTTAACGATACAAGACCATTCGAAACAATCTATAGATaa
- the MRPL50 gene encoding mitochondrial 54S ribosomal protein bL9m MRPL50 (similar to Saccharomyces cerevisiae YNR022C | MRPL50 | Mitochondrial Ribosomal Protein Large subunit), translating to MKASIIRLSALTKRNNRVKVQLLKDFPEFQLYKGQVANVKASLMNNFLHYNNGAKFILKDSDIDQALVTYRTKHVTADTTIPKKVVLQKTKINNQTASLKTEEPKEVPKLKKEKLPQSSINKDVTLDNIKIPGLDI from the coding sequence ATGAAAGCTAGTATTATAAGGTTATCAGCACTTACAAAACGTAACAATAGAGTTAAAGTCCAACTGTTGAAAGATTTCCCGGAATTTCAATTATATAAGGGACAAGTTGCTAATGTTAAAGCCTCGTTaatgaataattttttacacTACAATAATGGAgctaaatttattttaaaagattcaGATATAGACCAAGCATTAGTAACTTATCGTACAAAGCATGTTACTGCTGATACAACTATACCTAAAAAAGTTGTGTTACAAAAgactaaaataaacaaccAAACAGCATCATTAAAAACAGAAGAGCCAAAAGAAGTACCAAAGTTGAAAAAGGAGAAATTGCCACAAAGCTCGATCAATAAGGATGTTACCTTGGACAATATCAAAATTCCAGGTTTGGATATTTGA
- the RSC6 gene encoding Rsc6p (similar to Saccharomyces cerevisiae YNR023W | SNF12 | Sucrose NonFermenting (paralog of YCR052W | RSC6)) — MSSTVYHPTDLYISSSLKSLIPELKLFTDLQKREVDIDRFIIRKKLELEELSSDYIDSSTFQDHSTTSADNKHVLRVFISNISENQPWQNVNNNNDTSNTASPNNEKSTWTLRIEGRLIDSELSAEDPKRPKFSSFIDSIAVDFNEQLKDNQDKETSTEDNISNTSATLLPPVEWHDDPNAPPVEFDGLDIKRQGSTNTSCRITIQPKNRTGDMLEYSETLSLLLGGLKTGSLQDALYYIYTFVINSNLLDQNGTVKLTPELQKLVSVSTASVSPTGSDDAGSDDNDNVPSTLPLSKLNEIISKNHIKPLPPVIIDYLIRCDKASTYGELCYDLIVFDSNKNIEESNKDSTNSVNNPYSNLLQRYQIATQNLDSQIKDQDNKLNSLMLQLNQAYYRQQFYKNVSEDPVGFLNKYIENSSRMLKVLSGDEGFNENDVRRSDFYKDNADMIYEDIAIMLANGRL, encoded by the coding sequence ATGTCTTCCACAGTTTACCATCCTACCGATTTGTATATTTCCTCGAGTTTGAAATCACTTATACCggaattaaaattatttactgatttacaaaaaagagAGGTTGACATAGacagatttattattaggaaaaaattggaattaGAAGAACTTTCTTCAGATTATATCGATTCCTCAACGTTTCAAGACCACAGTACTACTAGTGCTGATAACAAACATGTTTTACGTGTATTTATATCCAATATCAGTGAAAACCAGCCATGGCAAAATgtcaacaataataatgacacTTCTAATACTGCCTCGCCTAATAACGAAAAATCTACTTGGACGTTACGTATTGAGGGTAGGTTAATTGATAGCGAATTAAGTGCAGAGGATCCTAAAAGACCCaaattttcatcttttatCGATAGTATAGCTGTAGATTTTAACGAACAACTGAAGGATAATCAAGATAAGGAAACCTCCACAGAGGATAATATCAGTAATACCTCCGCCACTTTACTGCCACCTGTTGAATGGCATGATGATCCTAATGCCCCGCCTGTGGAATTTGATGGATTAGATATCAAAAGACAAGGATCCACAAACACATCATGTAGAATCACTATTCAGCCTAAAAACAGAACTGGTGACATGTTGGAGTACAGTGAAACACTAAGTTTATTGTTAGGAGGTTTGAAGACGGGGTCATTACAAGATGCTTTATATTACATTTATACTTTTGTGATTAACAGTAATTTACTTGATCAAAATGGCACTGTAAAATTAACGCCtgaattacaaaaattagTATCTGTTTCTACCGCTTCTGTCAGTCCTACTGGATCTGATGATGCAGGATCTGATGACAATGATAATGTTCCATCGACTTTACCActatcaaaattaaatgaaataatCTCTAAAAATCACATTAAACCGTTACCACCAGTGATTATAGATTATTTGATCAGATGTGATAAAGCATCTACATATGGCGAATTATGTTACGATctaattgtttttgattctaataaaaatatagaagAATCGAATAAAGATAGCACCAATAGTGTAAACAATCCTTACTCCAATCTACTGCAACGATATCAAATTGCTACACAAAATTTGGACTCACAAATTAAAGATCAAGATAATAAGTTAAATAGCTTAATGTTGCAATTGAATCAAGCTTATTATCGACAACAATTTTACAAGAATGTTAGCGAGGATCCTGTTGggtttttgaataaatatattgaaaattcaAGTCGTATGTTGAAGGTATTAAGCGGTGATGAGGGctttaatgaaaatgatgtGAGGAGATCAGATTTTTATAAAGACAATGCAGACATGATATATGAAGATATTGCTATAATGTTAGCGAACGGTAGGCTATGA
- the IMG1 gene encoding mitochondrial 54S ribosomal protein bL19m (similar to Saccharomyces cerevisiae YCR046C | IMG1 | Integrity of Mitochondrial Genome), with the protein MFKSTTISTKQFLLQSIRLYKAPALKTGPKILSVYPPREQPPHLNAFKTYQDFVAKDLERLDPTRWRRDIISRTSPNRLMTGDIVRVVYNKKDSKNDDFMGYILGINRSGLTPQGSSILLRNHISKTSVELRVPVFSPLIERIDLIKRPSENKRKRNKHYYIRGTKLDVGDLEANLRKKK; encoded by the coding sequence ATGTTTAAAAGTACCACCATTAGTACGAAACAGTTTTTATTGCAATCTATCAGATTATATAAAGCTCCAGCTTTGAAAACAGGTCCAAAAATATTGTCGGTGTATCCACCTCGTGAACAACCACCACATTTAAATGCTTTTAAAACATACCAGGATTTTGTTGCCAAAGATTTAGAAAGGTTAGATCCTACTAGATGGAGAAGAGATATAATTTCTAGAACTTCTCCAAATAGATTAATGACTGGTGATATTGTTCGTGTTGTTTACAATAAGAAAGACTCtaaaaatgatgattttaTGGGTTATATTTTAGGAATTAACAGAAGTGGGCTAACCCCACAAGGCTCGAGTATATTGTTAAGAAACCATATTTCTAAAACTAGTGTTGAATTACGAGTGCCTGTTTTCTCCCCATTGATAGAAAGAATTGACTTAATAAAAAGACCTAGCGAAAACAAGAGGAAGAGAAACaaacattattatattagAGGAACTAAATTGGATGTCGGTGATTTAGAGGCCAAtttgagaaaaaagaaataa
- the THR4 gene encoding threonine synthase THR4 (similar to Saccharomyces cerevisiae YCR053W | THR4 | THReonine requiring), with amino-acid sequence MSQTYRSTRSSSPDTISFEEAIIQGLATDGGLFIPPVIPQVSTETLFSQWSKLSFQDLAFEIMKLYISSKEIPHEDLRKLISKSYSTFRSEKVTPVVEKLVEGENINILELFHGPTYAFKDVALQFVGNLFEYFLTRHNAVSENKKQITVVGATSGDTGSAAIYGLRGKKDISVFILYPTGRISPIQEQQMTTVEDSNVQTLSVKGTFDNCQDIVKAIFADKEFNTKHNVGAVNSINWARILAQITYYFYSFFQLNSTGSSSKKIKFVVPSGNFGDILAGYFAKKMGLPIEKLIIATNENDILDRFLKSGTYERSDDVKVTLSPAMDILISSNFERLLWYLARENLAASTNNKDEEAGKILNGWFTELKTKGKFTVDPKIIKSALVDFDSESVSNAETIETIKSFYEKSSNHYVLDPHTAVGVTVAYKEKAKCNDSQGLEYICLSTAHPAKFADAVNKALSGFTAYSFEKDVLPEELAKLATLPKKLKFIEKADIKLVETAIEEELAKMEL; translated from the coding sequence atgtccCAAACTTATAGATCCACACGTTCTTCTTCTCCAGATACTATTTCCTTTGAAGAAGCTATTATCCAAGGTTTAGCCACAGATGGCGGTTTATTCATTCCACCAGTCATCCCACAAGTTTCCACTGAAACATTATTTAGTCAATGGTCAAAATTATCTTTCCAAGATTTGGCCTTTGAAATCATGAAGTTGTATATTTCTTCTAAAGAAATTCCTCACGAAGATTTACGCAAGTTAATCAGTAAATCCTACTCCACCTTTCGTTCAGAAAAAGTTACACCagttgttgaaaaattagTTGAAGGAGAAAACATTAACATTCTAGAATTATTTCATGGCCCCACTTATGCCTTTAAAGATGTTGCATTACAATTTGTTGGTAatttatttgaatattttttaactagACATAATGCTGTCagtgaaaacaaaaaacaaattacaGTTGTTGGTGCTACTTCTGGTGACACAGGATCTGCTGCTATTTATGGTTTGAGGGGGAAAAAGGATATTtcagtttttattttgtatcCAACAGGTAGAATTTCTCCTATTCAGGAACAACAAATGACTACTGTTGAAGATTCCAACGTCCAAACTTTAAGTGTTAAGGGTACCTTTGATAATTGTCAAGATATAGTTAAAGCCATCTTTGCTGACAAAGAATTCAATACCAAGCATAATGTTGGTGCTGTTAATTCTATCAATTGGGCAAGAATTTTGGCTCAAATTacttattatttctattcttttttccaacTTAATTCCACTGGTTCTTCTTCGAAGAAGATTAAATTTGTTGTCCCTAGTGGTAACTTCGGTGATATATTAGCGGGATATTTTGCCAAGAAAATGGGATTACCAAtcgaaaaattaattattgcCACCAATGAAAACGATATTTTGGATAGATTCTTGAAAAGCGGAACTTATGAAAGAAGCGATGATGTTAAAGTTACTTTATCGCCAGCTATGGACATTTTGATTTCATCCAATTTTGAAAGATTATTGTGGTATTTGGCTAGAGAAAATTTGGCTGCAAGTACCAACAACAAGGACGAAGAAGCTGGGAAAATATTGAATGGCTGGTTTACCGAATTGAAAACAAAGGGTAAGTTTACGGTTGATCCTAAAATCATTAAGTCAGCATTGGTTGATTTTGATTCAGAAAGTGTTTCCAATGCCGAAACCATTGAAACCATCAAGTCATTTTACGAGAAATCTTCCAACCACTATGTCTTGGATCCACACACTGCAGTTGGTGTTACTGTAGCCTATAAGGAAAAGGCCAAATGTAATGATTCTCAAGGTCTTGagtatatttgtttatctACTGCACACCCAGCCAAGTTTGCAGATGCAGTCAACAAAGCATTGTCTGGGTTTACCGCTTACTCTTTTGAGAAAGATGTCTTGCCAGAAGAATTGGCTAAGCTGGCCACTTTACCtaagaaattgaaatttattgaaaaggCAGATATAAAATTGGTGGAAACTGCTATTGAAGAAGAATTGGCTAAAATGGAATTATAA
- the BUD23 gene encoding 18S rRNA (guanine1575-N7)-methyltransferase (similar to Saccharomyces cerevisiae YCR047C | BUD23 | BUD site selection) gives MSRPEDLAPPEIFYNESESLKYTKNTRVQHIQAKMTLRALELLNLNEPSFLLDIGCGSGLSGEILSEENHIWCGIDISPDMLATGLSTRDLDGGDLFLSDMGHGIPFRPGTFDAAISISAIQWLCNADTSYNDPKQRLMRFFNSLYSSLKKGGKFVAQFYPKNDDQIQQILQAAKVAGFGGGLIIDNPESKKNKKYYLVLTCGAGGSDINLEGATMNESAVKRDAGTKKKNSIKENKKTYIQRKKELMRKRGRKVAKDSKFTGRKRRPRF, from the coding sequence ATGTCCCGTCCAGAAGATTTAGCTCCACCAGAGATATTCTACAATGAATCTGAATCTTTGAAATATACCAAAAACACCAGAGTTCAGCATATCCAAGCCAAAATGACGTTACGCGCATTAGAATTgctaaatttaaatgaacCGAGTTTTTTGTTAGATATTGGCTGTGGATCAGGACTAAGTGGTGAAATATTAAGCGAGGAAAATCATATATGGTGTGGCATTGATATCTCACCAGATATGTTAGCAACAGGACTATCAACAAGAGATTTAGATGGTGGCGACTTATTTTTAAGTGATATGGGTCATGGAATTCCGTTTAGACCAGGGACTTTTGATGCAGCCATAAGTATTAGTGCTATTCAATGGTTGTGCAATGCTGACACTAGTTATAACGACCCAAAGCAAAGACTGATGaggttttttaattctttatatAGTAGCCTAAAAAAGGGTGGGAAATTTGTTGCACAATTTTATCCCAAAAACGACGATCAGATACAACAAATATTGCAGGCTGCCAAAGTTGCAGGGTTTGGAGGTGGGTTGATCATAGATAATCCagaatctaaaaaaaacaaaaaatattatttagttttaaCTTGCGGCGCTGGTGGTAGCGATATTAACTTGGAGGGTGCTACAATGAACGAAAGTGCAGTCAAGAGAGATGCTGgtacaaaaaagaagaattcgattaaagaaaataaaaaaacgtATATtcaaagaaagaaagaattaATGCGTAAGAGAGGTAGAAAAGTTGCCAAAGACTCAAAATTTACTGGTAGGAAGAGACGTCCTAGATTTTAG